From a single Pseudoalteromonas nigrifaciens genomic region:
- a CDS encoding peptidoglycan binding protein CsiV — MLLKKSLIILCCLFSSTAIAERWFEVEVLVFKQRPAPYLQEDFSLKKPAIEDKNTLDLLTPLYTEQAMQACIDGDTRFEKRSFTDSLVNSKQQSGVCDNSIDYLKSYEHLPVTPIVAAQDTMQQTYLLAPTQLQFNSQRQALERKGLTPLLHTGWRFEGASKSRAPSMHLIAGEHIKSAEPSAPSYANPDFISLVNSQDSFFNAPKEPTMKWELDGLFKIHLRHYLYITANFDISQKHDSGEIEAARFSQFRRVISEEIHYFDHPRMGMIVQIRKFKH; from the coding sequence ATGTTGCTAAAAAAATCGCTTATTATTTTATGCTGCTTATTTAGCAGCACCGCAATTGCTGAGCGCTGGTTTGAAGTAGAAGTACTGGTATTTAAACAACGCCCTGCTCCGTACTTACAAGAAGACTTTAGCCTTAAAAAACCAGCTATTGAAGATAAAAACACACTTGATTTACTCACCCCACTTTACACTGAGCAAGCTATGCAAGCGTGTATTGATGGCGATACACGCTTTGAAAAACGCTCTTTTACAGATTCTTTAGTTAACTCAAAACAGCAATCTGGGGTGTGTGATAACAGTATTGATTATTTAAAAAGTTATGAACACCTACCGGTAACACCGATTGTAGCTGCACAAGATACAATGCAGCAAACATACCTTTTAGCACCAACACAACTGCAATTTAACAGCCAACGCCAAGCCCTAGAGCGCAAAGGGTTAACGCCACTATTACATACTGGCTGGCGTTTTGAAGGGGCAAGTAAGTCGCGTGCACCTAGCATGCATTTAATCGCTGGTGAGCATATTAAAAGTGCAGAGCCTAGCGCCCCAAGTTATGCAAACCCAGACTTTATTAGTTTGGTTAACTCGCAAGATTCCTTTTTTAATGCACCTAAAGAACCCACTATGAAGTGGGAACTCGACGGTTTATTTAAAATACATTTACGCCATTATTTATACATAACCGCTAATTTCGATATTAGCCAAAAGCACGATAGTGGTGAAATAGAAGCCGCTCGTTTTTCACAATTTAGACGAGTAATAAGTGAAGAAATACACTATTTTGATCACCCTAGAATGGGGATGATCGTCCAAATTAGAAAATTCAAACATTAA
- a CDS encoding DUF3862 domain-containing protein, which translates to MKKLLIIAATLSLAACSKVNVENYEKIKIGMDKSEVEVFLGSADNCVEKTLHTNCVWGDDAKNIEIILVSNKVTLFTKKGLANN; encoded by the coding sequence ATGAAAAAACTCCTGATTATTGCAGCAACGCTAAGCCTAGCGGCATGTTCTAAAGTAAATGTTGAGAACTACGAAAAAATAAAAATTGGTATGGATAAATCAGAAGTTGAAGTTTTTTTAGGAAGCGCTGATAACTGCGTAGAAAAAACACTGCATACCAACTGCGTTTGGGGTGACGATGCGAAAAATATCGAAATTATACTCGTATCAAACAAGGTAACTTTATTTACCAAAAAAGGGTTAGCAAACAACTAA
- a CDS encoding TonB-dependent receptor — protein MKKSTLGLAVIAAIPMFSSVQVLAADEAAKSIEKIQVTGSRINRTDMETASPITVIGDDFIAKSGYTSVADVLSNQPSAAGMSLGGSSNNGSGGTATVNLRGMSSKRTLVLLNGRRMVSSGTGADSSVDLNTIPVAMIKSIEILKDGASAVYGSDAIAGVVNIITKKDFEGSEVNVEGSRTTKGDGNNYGVSLLHGMQIAEGNLVVGAQYSSRGEIIQSDRSFVEPGQSSYIPEGTLGSKMPDGNGGFIDRNKGYDYSTSSYAQTPNDLYSIFTSFDKELDSDTTFNVDLMYTRRDSTQQLAPQPASIDLKTTNLDAAYTSAFVDGNGVLADTLEYRRRMVDAGPRIYEQKTDTYRASVALMGTLDNDASWDVSATYGRNDSKDKVQNSIHASNVEQSIYANQALWFAGDALNRDMLVSDGAIYTESNEGGNEQFILAAGYSALTDNDIGYAIGVENRFESGYYTPDMITQRGESTAAQQDPTEGDYSVQSVYFEASMPVLESVTIEGAARYDNYSTFGGATTWKLGATWNVTDEFMVRSVLATGFRAPNVAELFGGNSGSFDYLADPWGNEQDPQIEVNYTSDKNLKAEESKSFTFGMVWEITDGLSSTMDYWKFDITDAITRLDVQNEMRSCFAGTLESCSAINITSTGDLSNMSSALTNVGSQKTSGVDWNISYKADNYGINLDTTYLIEFEQDDIDYTGTIDGNIGGYAKIKSNLSVNYDVSEALSLLYNARFVKGMDGEYDGDFFSTDNTVYHDISMSYSVSDDLRITGGMNNIFDKEPESVLGGNDMGTVPEVYDVIGSRIFASVNFKF, from the coding sequence ATGAAAAAATCAACTCTTGGCTTAGCGGTTATCGCTGCTATTCCAATGTTCTCAAGTGTGCAAGTTTTAGCGGCTGACGAAGCGGCAAAATCAATTGAAAAAATTCAAGTAACAGGTTCTCGTATTAACCGTACAGATATGGAAACGGCTAGCCCTATTACAGTTATTGGCGATGACTTTATTGCAAAGAGTGGTTATACATCAGTTGCAGACGTGCTTTCTAATCAACCATCAGCGGCAGGGATGAGCTTAGGTGGTTCGAGTAATAATGGTTCAGGTGGCACTGCTACTGTAAACCTACGTGGTATGAGCTCCAAGCGTACCCTAGTATTATTAAATGGTCGTCGTATGGTTTCATCTGGAACTGGTGCAGATTCGTCTGTTGATTTAAATACGATTCCAGTTGCAATGATAAAGTCTATTGAAATTTTAAAAGACGGTGCTTCTGCAGTATATGGTTCAGATGCTATCGCTGGTGTTGTTAATATAATAACAAAAAAAGATTTTGAAGGCTCAGAAGTTAATGTAGAAGGTAGCCGCACTACAAAAGGCGATGGTAATAACTACGGTGTAAGTTTATTACACGGAATGCAAATTGCTGAAGGTAATTTAGTTGTAGGTGCACAGTATTCAAGCCGCGGCGAAATAATCCAATCAGACAGAAGCTTTGTAGAGCCAGGTCAATCATCATATATTCCTGAGGGAACACTTGGTAGTAAAATGCCAGATGGAAATGGTGGTTTTATAGACCGCAATAAAGGCTATGATTATTCGACTTCTAGCTATGCACAAACACCAAATGACTTGTACAGTATTTTTACTAGCTTTGATAAAGAGTTAGACTCAGATACAACATTTAATGTTGATTTGATGTATACGCGCCGTGATTCGACTCAACAACTTGCGCCACAGCCAGCAAGCATAGATTTAAAAACAACGAATTTAGATGCTGCTTATACAAGTGCTTTTGTAGATGGTAATGGTGTACTTGCAGATACCTTAGAGTACCGCCGTAGAATGGTTGATGCTGGTCCTCGTATTTATGAGCAAAAAACCGATACATATAGAGCGTCAGTTGCATTAATGGGTACACTAGACAATGATGCTAGCTGGGATGTAAGTGCTACTTATGGCCGTAATGATTCTAAGGATAAAGTTCAAAATTCTATCCATGCAAGTAATGTTGAGCAAAGCATTTATGCTAATCAAGCGCTTTGGTTTGCTGGCGATGCATTAAATCGTGATATGTTAGTGTCAGATGGTGCAATTTACACTGAGTCAAATGAAGGTGGTAACGAGCAGTTTATCCTAGCTGCAGGTTACAGTGCACTAACAGATAACGATATTGGTTATGCAATTGGTGTTGAAAACAGATTTGAAAGTGGTTATTACACTCCAGATATGATCACTCAACGTGGTGAAAGTACAGCTGCACAACAAGATCCAACTGAAGGTGATTACTCAGTACAGTCTGTGTATTTTGAAGCGTCTATGCCAGTGCTTGAGTCAGTAACAATTGAAGGTGCTGCACGTTACGATAACTACTCAACGTTTGGTGGTGCAACAACGTGGAAGCTTGGTGCAACTTGGAACGTAACAGATGAATTTATGGTTCGCTCTGTATTAGCGACTGGCTTTAGGGCACCTAATGTTGCTGAGCTTTTTGGTGGTAACTCAGGCTCATTCGATTACCTTGCAGATCCATGGGGTAATGAGCAAGACCCTCAAATCGAAGTAAATTACACCAGTGACAAAAACCTTAAAGCAGAAGAAAGTAAGTCATTTACTTTTGGTATGGTATGGGAAATTACTGATGGCTTATCAAGCACCATGGATTACTGGAAGTTTGATATAACTGATGCAATTACGCGTCTAGACGTTCAAAACGAAATGAGAAGTTGTTTTGCTGGTACGCTTGAGTCATGTTCAGCAATCAATATTACATCAACAGGTGATTTATCAAATATGAGTTCAGCATTAACAAATGTTGGCTCGCAAAAAACTTCTGGTGTTGATTGGAATATCTCATACAAAGCAGATAACTATGGTATCAACCTTGATACAACATACTTAATCGAATTTGAACAAGATGATATTGATTACACAGGCACTATCGATGGCAATATCGGTGGCTATGCTAAAATCAAATCAAATCTATCTGTAAATTACGATGTAAGTGAAGCTTTAAGCCTTCTTTATAATGCAAGATTCGTTAAAGGAATGGATGGCGAGTATGACGGTGATTTCTTTAGCACTGACAATACTGTTTATCATGATATTTCTATGAGCTACAGCGTAAGTGATGATTTACGCATTACTGGTGGTATGAATAATATCTTTGATAAAGAGCCTGAGTCTGTATTAGGTGGTAATGATATGGGAACAGTTCCTGAAGTATACGATGTAATTGGTTCGCGTATTTTTGCGAGTGTTAATTTTAAATTTTAA